One stretch of Bacteroidia bacterium DNA includes these proteins:
- a CDS encoding DUF3536 domain-containing protein: MSRNNKKYVCIHGHFYQPPRENPWLNKVEVQDSAYPYHDWNHRINAECYSRNTASRILNEEGAILDIINNYSRMSFNIGPTLLTWMETEVPHIYEAVLQADKESREYFSGHGSAIAQAYNHLIMPLANRRDKETQVKWGIEDFKRRFGRDPEGMWLGETAANTETLEVLAENGIAFTILSPYQARRFRRKDENDWQDGTNAKINPRHSYVYNLPSGKKINLFFYDGPASQAVAFEGLLNNGEAFAQRLLGQFTDEEIPQLVHIATDGESYGHHHELGEMALSYCLHTIKEAHPDQQLTIYAEYLEKHPPEHEVEILENTSWSCYHGVERWKSDCGCNTGGNKGWNQEWRKPLRETFDWLRDTCVVLYEEEMKAFTKNPWDVRNKYIRVVADRADENVESFLRENFGQELEDEQQIKLLKLLEMQYHCMLMYTSCGWFFDEVTGIESMQDILYATRAMQLAEEVSGNKYEDEFVRHLENIPSNIRKYDNAAIAYNRHVKPMMVNMLRVGAHFAVSSIFEEFPEELAIYSFNTHSLKREFYEAGKQKLVIGRVLLQSQITREKTDISYAVIHLGEHHLFGGVRPYISTDALNELHDSIVQAFHKSGIYEIFNLMDKYFGSHNYSFWHLFRDDQRKIMDLVTEQTMQHVEGAIYQLYESNFPLLQVYNEINMQVPRQLRIPMELAVNTRLVNIFKQEKINLEVLKKMLESAGKINMKLDFITLNFLADEQVAKEMQHLAEDPKNLEQLKYVATLLSYIEKSGMEPGYWNAQNIAYQIRAQVYGEYMDRCETGDNDAGNWCALFNETYKRLNLII, from the coding sequence ATGAGTAGAAATAATAAAAAGTACGTCTGCATCCACGGCCACTTTTATCAGCCTCCAAGAGAAAATCCCTGGCTGAACAAAGTGGAGGTGCAGGATTCGGCATATCCATACCATGACTGGAATCACCGCATCAATGCCGAGTGCTATAGCCGCAATACCGCCTCACGAATTCTCAATGAGGAAGGGGCGATCCTGGATATTATCAATAACTATTCGCGCATGAGCTTCAACATCGGGCCTACCCTTCTCACCTGGATGGAAACCGAAGTTCCGCACATTTATGAGGCAGTACTGCAGGCTGACAAAGAAAGCCGGGAATATTTTTCTGGTCACGGATCAGCCATCGCCCAGGCCTACAATCACCTCATAATGCCGCTGGCCAATCGCAGAGACAAAGAAACACAGGTGAAATGGGGGATCGAAGATTTTAAGAGGCGTTTCGGCAGAGACCCGGAAGGAATGTGGCTGGGCGAAACTGCCGCCAATACTGAAACGCTTGAGGTACTGGCAGAAAACGGTATTGCGTTCACCATACTTTCTCCCTACCAGGCCAGGCGCTTTCGCAGAAAAGACGAAAATGATTGGCAGGATGGCACCAATGCGAAGATAAACCCGCGTCATTCTTACGTGTACAATCTGCCTTCCGGCAAAAAGATCAACCTGTTTTTCTATGATGGACCAGCTTCCCAGGCGGTAGCTTTTGAAGGATTGCTCAACAACGGGGAAGCTTTTGCCCAGCGGCTGCTGGGGCAATTTACGGATGAAGAAATCCCGCAACTGGTACATATCGCCACAGACGGAGAAAGCTACGGCCACCATCACGAATTGGGCGAAATGGCGCTTTCATATTGCCTGCATACCATCAAAGAAGCACATCCTGATCAGCAACTAACTATCTATGCAGAATATCTGGAAAAGCATCCTCCGGAGCATGAGGTAGAAATATTGGAAAACACCTCCTGGAGCTGTTACCACGGAGTGGAAAGATGGAAGAGCGACTGCGGTTGCAATACCGGAGGAAACAAGGGCTGGAATCAGGAATGGCGAAAGCCCCTCCGTGAAACCTTTGATTGGCTTCGCGACACGTGTGTTGTTCTTTACGAAGAGGAGATGAAGGCGTTCACAAAGAATCCGTGGGATGTTCGCAACAAATATATCCGGGTAGTAGCCGACCGTGCCGATGAGAATGTTGAATCCTTCCTCCGGGAAAATTTTGGACAGGAGCTGGAAGATGAGCAGCAGATAAAGCTCCTCAAGCTGCTGGAAATGCAATACCACTGCATGTTGATGTACACAAGCTGTGGTTGGTTTTTCGATGAAGTAACCGGCATTGAATCCATGCAGGATATACTTTACGCCACCCGTGCAATGCAATTGGCAGAAGAGGTTAGCGGCAATAAATATGAGGATGAATTTGTGCGCCACCTCGAAAATATTCCGAGCAATATCAGGAAATATGACAATGCTGCTATTGCCTACAATCGCCACGTAAAGCCGATGATGGTAAATATGTTACGGGTAGGTGCTCACTTTGCCGTCTCATCCATTTTCGAAGAATTTCCTGAAGAACTTGCGATCTATAGCTTCAATACGCATTCCTTGAAACGGGAATTTTACGAAGCAGGAAAACAGAAACTCGTAATTGGCCGTGTGCTCCTGCAATCGCAGATAACGCGGGAAAAAACCGATATATCGTACGCGGTAATCCACCTGGGAGAGCACCATCTTTTTGGCGGAGTGCGGCCCTACATCAGCACCGATGCCCTGAATGAATTGCATGACAGCATTGTACAGGCTTTTCATAAAAGCGGGATCTATGAAATATTCAATCTGATGGATAAATATTTCGGCAGCCACAATTACTCCTTCTGGCATCTGTTCCGGGACGACCAGCGAAAGATCATGGATCTGGTTACAGAGCAAACCATGCAACACGTGGAGGGTGCTATTTACCAGCTTTATGAAAGCAACTTTCCACTTTTGCAGGTATATAATGAGATCAATATGCAGGTGCCTCGTCAGCTCCGAATCCCAATGGAACTTGCCGTGAATACCAGATTGGTGAATATTTTTAAGCAAGAAAAAATTAATCTTGAGGTATTAAAGAAAATGCTGGAATCAGCGGGAAAGATCAATATGAAGCTGGATTTTATAACCCTGAATTTCCTTGCCGATGAACAAGTAGCGAAGGAAATGCAGCACCTGGCAGAGGATCCAAAAAACCTGGAGCAGCTAAAGTATGTGGCCACGCTGCTTTCATATATCGAAAAAAGCGGCATGGAGCCGGGGTACTGGAATGCACAGAATATCGCCTACCAGATCAGAGCACAGGTTTATGGCGAATACATGGATCGTTGCGAAACCGGAGACAATGATGCCGGCAACTGGTGTGCATTATTTAATGAAACATATAAGCGGCTGAATCTCATTATCTGA
- the treZ gene encoding malto-oligosyltrehalose trehalohydrolase: MHERTGAIYQDQNRCKFRVWAPFRKSVELHIEGKNESRFAMEQDGQGYWERVLDDIPEGTKYSFRLDQELTRLDPASRDQSAGVHNASKTLNADYDWDDRDWQPMPLKNMIMYELHTGTFTPSGTFEAIIPRLDYILDLGVNTIELMPVCQFPGSRNWGYDGVYPYAVQDSYGGASGLKKLVNACHQKGLAVILDVVYNHLGPEGNYLNDFGPYFTDKYKTPWGAALNFDDAFSDHVRSYFINAALMWLREFHIDALRLDAVHAIFDNSARHILAEMREAADLLEQREHRPYYLIAESDLNDVKLLRSYHEGGCNLDAQWADDFHHSVHALATGERNGYYSDFGKIENLAKTFRQAFVYDGRYSGFRKRTIGSDPSGHPPEKFVVCIQNHDQVGNRMKGERLSHLVSFEMTKLCAGAMLISPFVPLLFMGEEYGEKHPFLYFVSHSDPVLVEAVRKGRQQEFASFEWKGEVPDPQATETFELSKLQWNFDGDKTQVTLREYYRHLITMRRNGHFENFASDHIETRIHENEMILELQAGVDQQNLAFFNFDQKTREVRLPSSGGNWQKVLASWDAEWLGPGGAPALAEANCRITLPPESLIIFINQ, translated from the coding sequence ATGCACGAACGGACCGGAGCTATTTACCAGGATCAGAACAGATGCAAATTCAGGGTGTGGGCACCTTTTCGCAAAAGCGTTGAACTGCACATTGAAGGGAAAAATGAATCCCGTTTCGCAATGGAACAGGATGGTCAGGGCTATTGGGAAAGGGTTCTGGACGATATTCCCGAAGGCACGAAATACAGCTTTAGGCTCGACCAGGAATTAACCCGTCTGGATCCTGCCTCGCGTGATCAATCGGCAGGTGTGCATAATGCATCCAAAACCCTGAATGCCGATTATGACTGGGACGACCGGGATTGGCAACCTATGCCGCTGAAGAACATGATCATGTACGAATTGCACACCGGCACTTTCACCCCAAGCGGCACATTCGAGGCGATCATCCCACGGCTGGATTACATTCTTGATCTTGGAGTGAATACAATTGAACTGATGCCGGTTTGTCAGTTTCCCGGTAGCAGAAACTGGGGCTATGATGGCGTGTATCCTTACGCAGTGCAGGATTCCTATGGTGGTGCATCCGGCCTGAAGAAGCTCGTGAATGCCTGCCACCAAAAAGGCTTAGCCGTAATACTGGATGTAGTCTATAATCATCTTGGCCCGGAGGGAAACTACCTGAATGATTTCGGACCCTATTTTACTGATAAATATAAGACCCCGTGGGGTGCGGCCCTCAACTTTGATGATGCATTCAGCGACCACGTTCGCAGTTATTTCATAAATGCAGCGCTGATGTGGCTCCGCGAGTTTCATATTGATGCATTGCGGCTGGATGCCGTCCACGCAATTTTTGACAACAGTGCCAGGCACATTCTGGCGGAAATGCGTGAGGCTGCCGACCTGCTTGAGCAGCGCGAACACCGCCCATATTACCTGATCGCTGAGAGCGACCTGAATGATGTGAAACTCTTGAGATCGTACCATGAGGGCGGCTGCAATCTGGACGCCCAATGGGCGGATGATTTTCATCATTCAGTGCATGCCCTTGCCACGGGTGAGCGAAATGGATATTATTCTGATTTCGGAAAAATTGAAAATCTGGCGAAAACGTTCAGGCAAGCTTTTGTGTATGACGGTCGCTACTCCGGATTCAGGAAACGTACCATCGGCAGCGATCCTTCCGGCCATCCTCCGGAGAAGTTCGTGGTCTGCATTCAAAACCACGACCAGGTGGGGAACAGGATGAAAGGCGAGCGTTTATCGCATCTCGTCTCCTTCGAAATGACCAAGCTATGTGCAGGCGCCATGCTGATCTCGCCTTTTGTTCCGCTGCTGTTTATGGGCGAAGAATATGGCGAAAAGCATCCATTCCTCTATTTCGTAAGCCACAGCGATCCTGTATTGGTGGAGGCTGTCAGGAAGGGCCGCCAGCAGGAGTTCGCTTCTTTTGAATGGAAGGGAGAAGTGCCCGATCCACAGGCAACGGAAACCTTTGAGCTTTCAAAACTGCAATGGAATTTTGACGGGGATAAAACGCAGGTTACACTCCGCGAATATTACCGCCACCTGATCACGATGCGCAGAAATGGCCATTTTGAAAATTTTGCCAGTGACCATATTGAAACCCGTATCCATGAAAATGAAATGATTCTGGAACTACAGGCCGGAGTGGATCAGCAAAATCTGGCCTTTTTTAATTTTGATCAAAAAACCCGGGAAGTGCGTTTGCCGTCATCAGGCGGGAACTGGCAGAAGGTTCTGGCATCCTGGGATGCTGAATGGCTGGGGCCTGGCGGTGCGCCTGCTTTGGCAGAAGCAAATTGCCGGATCACATTGCCGCCTGAATCACTCATCATTTTTATAAATCAATGA
- a CDS encoding alpha-1,4-glucan--maltose-1-phosphate maltosyltransferase: protein MKSRFFFHSLKEKNKYPVLMKDVEGRKRAIIENVHPQINGGKYPVKRTPGERVTVRADIFVDGHDKVDAALLYRRVPEKKSKATSKWQETAMVFLGNDHWEASFTPLKTGYYEYTIIAWINYYGTWQDGLRKKFEARQDVRVELISGAQMMEDAVERVSAAQKKKLKMWSKLLRSTKDQKQAEAVHIALSMEASTIMHEAQEHGFTKTYYRNLGVKVERQKALFSAWYEFFPRSTSPVEGSHGTFADCERILPEIARMGFDVIYLPPIHPVGKSHRKGLNNATVATEHDPGSPWAIGGSEGGHKSIHPELGDPEEFKRLVKKANELGLEVALDFAIQCSPDHPYVKEHPDWFKWRPDGTIQYAENPPKKYQDVLPVYFETADWENLWKELKSIVDFWIANGVKIFRVDNPHTKPFAFWEWLISEIHHKHPDVIFLAEAFTRPRVMEQLAKIGFSQSYTYFTWRNTAAELQEYVTELTRTELREYFRPNFWPNTPDILPISLEHKPEPAFIARLILACTLSSNYGIYGPLFEFGLNRPYPGKEEYIDSEKYEIKHWDWSRLTRTKEIITLMNEIRRENPALQTTWHVEFCKSDNPNLLCYVKTDQYKQNQMLIAVNLDSEHVQSGWIKVPRLFMELEPEATLSLHDLLTGSRYMWREEWNYVELHPQKIPAHVFRIEIEE, encoded by the coding sequence ATGAAATCCCGTTTCTTCTTTCACTCATTAAAGGAGAAAAATAAATACCCCGTATTGATGAAAGATGTTGAAGGCCGCAAACGGGCAATTATTGAAAACGTACATCCGCAGATCAATGGAGGAAAGTATCCGGTGAAGAGAACGCCCGGAGAAAGAGTTACTGTTCGGGCAGATATTTTTGTGGATGGACACGATAAAGTGGATGCCGCTCTTTTGTATCGCAGAGTCCCGGAGAAAAAAAGCAAAGCAACCTCCAAATGGCAGGAAACAGCTATGGTTTTCCTGGGTAATGATCATTGGGAAGCATCTTTTACGCCTCTAAAAACGGGATACTATGAATACACGATCATAGCCTGGATCAACTATTATGGCACCTGGCAGGATGGCCTGCGAAAAAAGTTTGAAGCCCGGCAGGATGTACGCGTGGAGTTGATTTCAGGAGCGCAAATGATGGAAGATGCTGTGGAGCGGGTTTCTGCTGCGCAAAAGAAGAAGCTGAAAATGTGGAGCAAGCTGTTGCGGAGTACTAAGGATCAAAAGCAGGCTGAGGCTGTGCATATTGCACTGAGCATGGAAGCTTCCACAATTATGCACGAAGCACAGGAGCATGGTTTTACTAAAACTTACTACCGCAACCTGGGCGTAAAGGTGGAGCGGCAAAAAGCACTTTTCAGTGCCTGGTACGAATTCTTTCCGCGGTCCACATCTCCGGTTGAGGGCAGCCACGGGACCTTTGCGGATTGCGAGCGAATATTGCCTGAAATTGCCCGGATGGGTTTCGATGTCATTTATCTACCTCCCATCCATCCTGTAGGGAAGTCGCATCGCAAAGGGCTGAACAATGCCACAGTCGCTACAGAGCATGATCCCGGATCTCCGTGGGCCATTGGAGGTAGCGAAGGCGGCCACAAATCCATCCATCCCGAACTTGGAGATCCGGAGGAGTTCAAACGGCTGGTGAAAAAGGCGAATGAACTGGGATTGGAGGTCGCACTGGATTTTGCCATTCAGTGTTCCCCGGACCATCCTTATGTGAAGGAGCACCCGGACTGGTTCAAGTGGCGCCCTGACGGAACGATCCAATACGCGGAAAATCCTCCGAAAAAATATCAGGATGTATTGCCGGTATATTTTGAAACAGCCGACTGGGAAAACCTTTGGAAGGAGCTGAAAAGCATCGTGGATTTCTGGATTGCCAATGGTGTGAAGATTTTCCGCGTGGATAATCCCCATACCAAGCCCTTTGCCTTTTGGGAATGGCTTATCAGCGAAATACACCACAAGCATCCTGATGTTATCTTTTTAGCAGAAGCCTTTACCAGACCGCGCGTAATGGAGCAGTTGGCTAAAATTGGCTTTTCCCAGTCCTATACTTATTTTACCTGGCGCAATACCGCAGCAGAATTACAGGAATATGTAACGGAGCTAACACGAACAGAGCTAAGGGAATATTTCCGCCCCAACTTTTGGCCGAATACGCCTGATATTCTTCCCATTTCGCTGGAGCATAAACCGGAACCGGCCTTCATTGCACGGCTCATCCTGGCTTGTACATTATCCTCAAACTATGGCATTTACGGGCCTCTATTCGAATTCGGCCTCAATAGACCTTACCCCGGCAAGGAGGAATACATTGATTCAGAAAAGTATGAGATCAAACACTGGGACTGGAGCCGGCTGACCAGGACTAAGGAAATAATTACCCTCATGAATGAGATCAGGCGGGAGAATCCTGCATTGCAAACTACATGGCACGTTGAATTCTGCAAGAGCGATAATCCCAATTTGCTGTGCTATGTAAAAACGGATCAGTACAAACAGAACCAAATGCTGATTGCAGTGAATCTGGATTCTGAGCATGTTCAATCCGGATGGATAAAAGTTCCCCGGCTGTTCATGGAGCTGGAACCGGAAGCTACCCTCTCCCTCCATGATTTGTTGACCGGGAGCCGCTACATGTGGCGGGAGGAGTGGAATTACGTGGAACTGCATCCGCAAAAAATACCGGCACATGTTTTCAGGATCGAAATAGAAGAATAA
- the treS gene encoding maltose alpha-D-glucosyltransferase has product MSEKENIEDPYWYKDAIIYELHIKAFYDKNGDGIGDFAGLLEKLDYLEDLGVTAIWLLPFYPSPLKDDGYDIADYYSINPAYGDIKIFKKLIKEAHKRGLKVITELVINHTSDQHPWFQLARKAPPGSKERNYYVWSDDPEKYKDTRIIFTDTEPSNWTWDPEAKAYFWHRFFSHQPDLNYDSPQVQDEVFKMLDYWLNMGVDGFRLDAVPYLFEREGTNCENLPETHLFLKKLRAHVDKHHKNKLLLAEANMWPEDAAAYFGNGDECHMNYHFPIMPRMFMAVKMEDRYPVTDIIDQTPEIPESCQWAIFLRNHDELTLEMVTDEERDYMYKVYTKDIQAKINVGIRHRLAPLLENDRRKIELMNVLLFSLPGTPVIYYGDEIGMGDNFYLGDRDGVRTPMQWSADRNAGFSSANPHKLYLPVIIDPQYKYEAVNVESEQMNASSLLWWMKRVIRMRKQFAAFGRGDIQFLSPANSKVIAFTRSYEDETILVVANLSRFPQEAGLELEDFEDYSPVEVFSRNKFSRISDQLYRFTLAPYGYYWFQLEQEREGLLDKSTLPAMEADNWKALFSGKQRQKLETRVLPLYMQDCRWFGGKSRAVQSLSISSRIDLKIADLQASWVIINIGYNEGLAETYQIPLAFMPYKKEEDFREIPKNGVITQLTLGGSEGVLFDAVYSEHFRNHLFENIRLNRSVKANEGNLVFSSGNESGKLKMKELHSKVLNAEQSNTSLIYGDAYFLKLYRKLDNTLNPDLEITQFLSDKAGFEHVPHFVGAVKYTNKPASEMVLGMMQELVPNQGDAWEYTKDVLGRYFERVLTSPKDPPSRLVKKDILTPLAFNELSEDIRQLMGPVYHERIRLLGQRTAEMHIALASHRNAPGFEPEPFSLHYQRSLFSSLQSLTRSSFQVLQKSLSKLPEEMQEEAREIFKMKSRVLDYFRQIFDHKINNMKIRTHGDYHLGQVLWTGKDFMIIDFEGEPARPYSERRLKRAAMRDVSGMIRSFHYAAYSTLLQDDYRKFRPDGTLDKWAEVWYNCITRFYLSSYRERVGESDFIPDNEEDFRTLLEIFLLEKAVYELSYELNNRPGWTMIPLRGIRSIIEGK; this is encoded by the coding sequence ATGTCAGAAAAGGAAAATATTGAAGATCCGTATTGGTATAAGGATGCCATTATTTATGAACTGCATATCAAAGCATTTTATGACAAAAATGGTGATGGCATTGGCGATTTTGCCGGCCTGTTGGAAAAACTCGATTATCTTGAAGACCTGGGCGTGACGGCCATTTGGCTGCTCCCGTTCTATCCCAGCCCGCTGAAAGATGATGGCTATGATATAGCCGATTATTACAGCATTAACCCTGCTTACGGGGACATTAAAATATTCAAAAAATTAATAAAGGAAGCCCACAAACGCGGGCTGAAGGTGATAACCGAACTGGTAATTAATCACACATCTGATCAGCATCCCTGGTTTCAACTTGCACGAAAAGCTCCTCCCGGCAGCAAGGAACGTAACTATTATGTGTGGAGCGATGATCCTGAGAAGTATAAGGATACGCGCATCATCTTCACTGATACCGAGCCCAGCAACTGGACCTGGGACCCGGAAGCAAAAGCGTATTTCTGGCACCGCTTCTTCAGCCATCAGCCTGACCTGAATTACGATAGTCCACAGGTACAGGACGAGGTTTTCAAAATGCTGGATTATTGGCTGAATATGGGCGTGGACGGCTTCCGCCTGGATGCTGTTCCCTACCTTTTCGAGCGGGAAGGCACCAACTGTGAGAATCTGCCAGAAACCCACCTGTTCCTCAAAAAGCTTCGGGCCCATGTAGATAAACATCACAAAAACAAGCTTTTGCTGGCCGAGGCCAACATGTGGCCGGAGGATGCGGCAGCCTATTTTGGAAATGGGGATGAATGCCACATGAACTACCATTTTCCCATTATGCCACGCATGTTTATGGCTGTGAAGATGGAAGACCGTTACCCGGTTACTGACATTATTGATCAAACTCCGGAAATCCCGGAATCCTGCCAATGGGCCATTTTTCTGCGAAACCATGATGAACTCACGCTCGAAATGGTGACGGACGAAGAGCGGGACTATATGTACAAGGTATATACAAAGGATATCCAGGCTAAGATAAACGTGGGGATACGGCACCGCTTGGCGCCCTTGCTGGAGAACGACCGCAGGAAAATAGAACTGATGAATGTGCTGCTCTTTTCGCTTCCGGGAACACCAGTCATCTACTATGGAGACGAGATCGGAATGGGGGATAATTTTTACCTGGGCGACCGCGATGGCGTCCGTACTCCGATGCAATGGAGTGCCGACAGAAATGCCGGTTTTTCCAGCGCCAACCCGCATAAGCTTTATCTGCCGGTGATCATTGATCCGCAGTATAAATATGAGGCGGTAAATGTGGAATCCGAGCAGATGAATGCTTCCTCGCTGCTTTGGTGGATGAAGCGTGTCATCAGAATGCGGAAGCAGTTTGCAGCATTCGGCCGGGGAGATATTCAATTCCTGTCACCGGCCAACTCCAAGGTCATTGCCTTCACCCGAAGTTATGAAGATGAAACTATCCTGGTGGTTGCTAATCTTTCACGCTTTCCGCAGGAAGCAGGGCTGGAACTCGAAGATTTTGAGGACTACAGCCCCGTGGAAGTTTTCAGCCGGAATAAATTCAGCCGTATTTCTGATCAGCTCTACCGCTTTACGCTGGCACCTTATGGCTACTATTGGTTTCAGCTTGAACAGGAACGGGAGGGACTGCTGGACAAGAGTACGCTGCCCGCAATGGAAGCCGACAACTGGAAGGCACTTTTTTCAGGAAAACAACGGCAAAAACTGGAAACCCGTGTACTTCCGCTTTATATGCAGGATTGCCGCTGGTTTGGCGGCAAATCGCGGGCGGTTCAAAGTCTTTCCATCAGCAGCCGGATTGATCTGAAGATCGCTGATTTGCAGGCCTCGTGGGTGATCATTAATATTGGCTACAATGAAGGACTGGCAGAAACCTATCAGATTCCCCTGGCTTTTATGCCCTATAAAAAGGAGGAAGATTTTCGTGAGATCCCTAAAAACGGAGTCATTACGCAACTGACGCTGGGTGGGAGTGAAGGCGTATTATTCGATGCAGTGTATAGCGAGCATTTCCGAAACCACCTCTTTGAAAATATCCGGTTAAATCGCAGTGTAAAAGCCAATGAGGGGAACCTGGTTTTTTCTTCGGGAAATGAATCCGGGAAGCTGAAAATGAAGGAGTTGCATTCCAAAGTGCTGAATGCAGAGCAGAGCAATACCTCGCTTATTTACGGTGATGCCTACTTCCTGAAGCTTTACAGGAAACTCGACAACACCCTGAACCCGGATCTTGAAATTACACAATTCCTTTCTGACAAAGCAGGATTTGAACATGTACCCCATTTTGTGGGGGCAGTAAAATATACCAATAAGCCGGCTTCAGAGATGGTGCTTGGAATGATGCAGGAACTGGTACCCAACCAGGGAGATGCCTGGGAATACACTAAAGACGTGCTCGGACGCTATTTTGAGAGGGTGCTGACTTCCCCGAAAGATCCGCCCTCCAGGCTGGTGAAGAAGGATATTCTGACTCCTTTAGCTTTTAATGAATTATCTGAGGATATACGGCAATTAATGGGGCCGGTTTATCATGAACGCATCCGGTTGCTGGGCCAGCGCACAGCAGAAATGCACATTGCCCTAGCATCGCACCGCAATGCACCGGGGTTTGAACCGGAGCCTTTTTCGCTTCACTACCAGCGATCGCTCTTTTCCTCTCTGCAATCCCTGACGCGGAGCAGCTTTCAGGTGCTTCAAAAAAGCCTCAGCAAACTCCCTGAAGAAATGCAGGAAGAAGCACGGGAAATCTTTAAAATGAAAAGCAGGGTACTCGATTATTTCAGGCAGATTTTTGATCATAAAATTAATAATATGAAAATCAGGACCCACGGAGATTATCACCTCGGGCAGGTGCTTTGGACGGGCAAGGATTTTATGATCATAGACTTTGAAGGAGAACCGGCCCGGCCCTACAGCGAAAGGCGCCTGAAGAGAGCCGCCATGCGCGATGTGTCCGGCATGATCCGCTCTTTCCATTATGCCGCATACAGCACCCTGCTTCAGGATGACTACAGAAAATTCAGGCCGGACGGAACCCTGGATAAATGGGCTGAAGTATGGTATAACTGCATTACGCGGTTCTACCTGAGCAGCTACCGGGAGCGCGTAGGTGAAAGCGATTTTATACCTGATAATGAGGAGGATTTCAGGACGTTGCTCGAAATATTTCTCCTCGAAAAAGCCGTCTACGAATTGAGCTACGAACTCAATAATCGTCCGGGATGGACAATGATCCCATTACGGGGGATCAGATCAATAATTGAAGGAAAATAA